From a single Chiloscyllium punctatum isolate Juve2018m chromosome 29, sChiPun1.3, whole genome shotgun sequence genomic region:
- the LOC140454427 gene encoding NACHT, LRR and PYD domains-containing protein 3-like isoform X3, translating to MQESKPKLKLILKEIQSRGFDLLYNARIGEMEGELSDQLKGIQDQHKQHLLHQTEHVFKHTIKGDSKITTISLTDRYTELIIISTLRERRLVEHELLSRGREHEEWQRKYVTSELEKIRIDQLFRSSFGHSSLSGTTVVSGVAGIGKTTMVQRMVHEWAAGNIYPQFQFVLHFTFRNLNAINRAVSLTEMVLDQYPYLEKIIEDIWMKPEYLLLVFDGLDEYKHQIDFIGHVAGDVSVNHCVAPDCRCEVFEMVHSLVQQQLLRGCSVLVTSRPTALDSLEKANVNLWAEILGFLADERKEFFRKFFGSEQLATNVFKHVEENEILYTMCYNPSYCWIICSTLGPLFTQLKCKQPLPKTITQLFSIYLSNLLDNHKRDVEDQRMVLQRLGELAYQGVSKRRIVFNENHFIQHQLESSKFISGFMMEILERDDTAKNIVYTFLHLTIQEFLAALAQYLSPKHQNMVEMLHCAFKKDDGRFEIFIRFLVGLSTPTSSRNLEPFLGPLSHHTTCQVIDWLQANVQAEIKNMDRVTGKRKLLNTFHYLSESQNRALVQKTIGSVERLNFGDPNPKNALRLNPMDCFVMSHVVQLCESVMELNLEKCYIQEEGIKRLAPAIHKCKVLRLNDNNIGDTGVNILSASLAHSECKTKRLDLQDNNLTFACIEDLRMAFSQSESLSMLYLDGNKFTDDCIPKMRNFIINCKNLELIQLWRNQFSSDGKKQLRSLRECRAGVRVFV from the exons ATGCAAGAATCAAAGCCAAAACTGAAACTCATTCTGAAAGAAATTCAGAGCAGAG GTTTTGACTTGCTTTATAATGCACGCATCGGAGAGATGGAAGGCGAGCTATCAGATCAGCTCAAAG GTATACAAGATCAGCACAAGCAACACCTCCTCCATCAAACCGAGCATGTGTTCAAACACACCATCAAAGGAGACAGCAAAATAACGACCATTTCCCTCACTGATCGATATACAGAGCTTATCATTATTTCCACTCTGCGTGAACGGAGACTAGTGGAACATGAGCTCCTTTCCAGAGGCAGAGAACATGAAGAATGGCAGCGGAAGTACGTCACCAGCGAACTTGAAAAAATCCGGATTGATCAATTATTCAGGAGCAGTTTTGGTCACTCCAGCCTGTCTGGCACCACGGTGGTTAGCGGAGTGGCTGGCATTGGTAAGACAACAATGGTGCAGAGGATGGTCCATGAATGGGCAGCAGGAAACATCTATCCTCAGTTCCAATTTGTTCTACATTTCACATTTCGAAATCTTAATGCCATCAACAGAGCCGTTTCTCTGACTGAAATGGTATTGGATCAGTACCCTTATTtagaaaagataattgaagatATCTGGATGAAACCTGAATATCTTCTCTTGGTTTTTGATGGATTAGATGAGTACAAACACCAGATTGATTTCATTGGCCACGTGGCTGGTGATGTCTCTGTGAATCACTGTGTTGCGCCTGACTGCAGATGTGAAGTTTTTGAAATGGTGCACTCCCTGGTACAGCAACAGCTGCTCAGAGGTTGTTCTGTGCTGGTTACCAGCCGGCCGACTGCCCTTGACTCATTGGAAAAGGCCAATGTCAACCTTTGGGCTGAGATCCTGGGCTTTCTTGCTGATGAAAGAAAAGAGTTTTTCAGAAAGTTTTTTGGCAGTGAGCAACTCGCTACCAATGTCTTCAAACACGTCGAGGAGAATGAGATCCTGTACACCATGTGCTACAACCCTTCATATTGCTGGATCATTTGCTCAACCTTAGGCCCGCTCTTTACACAGCTGAAGTGCAAGCAACCTCTTCCCAAAACCATCACTCAACTTTTCTCCATCTACCTTTCCAATCTCTTGGACAACCACAAGCGAGATGTTGAGGACCAGCGGATGGTTTTACAGCGACTCGGGGAGTTGGCTTACCAGGGAGTTTCGAAAAGGAGAATTGTTTTTAATGAGAATCACTTCATTCAGCATCAGCTGGAGTCCAGCAAATTCATTTCAGGATTCATGATGGAGATCTTGGAAAGGGATGACACAGCTAAAAACATTGTGTACACATTTCTCCACCTTACCATCCAGGAATTCTTGGCCGCCCTGGCTCAGTATTTGAGTCCAAAGCATCAGAACATGGTGGAAATGCTTCACTGTGCTTTTAAGAAGGATGATGGTCGGTTTGAGATTTTTATTCGATTTTTAGTTGGTCTTTCAACACCCACTTCATCCCGAAATCTGGAACCATTCCTGGGTCCGCTGTCTCATCACACGACCTGTCAGGTGATAGACTGGCTGCAGGCCAATGTTCAGGCAGAAATCAAAAACATGGACAGAGTCACTGGAAAGAGGAAACTGCTGAACACATTCCATTATTTGTCGGAGTCTCAGAATAGAGCTTTAGTTCAGAAGACCATTGGATCAGTGGAACGTTTGAACTTTGGGGACCCCAATCCAAAGAATGCACTGAGATTGAACCCAATGGACTGTTTTGTAATGTCTCATGTTGTACAACTTTGTGAATCAGTGATGGAGTTGAATTTGGAGAAATGTTATATTCAGGAGGAGGGGATCAAACGATTGGCCCCTGCAATCCACAAGTGCAAAGTTCTAAG GCTGAATGACAATAACATTGGAGATACAGGAGTCAACATTTTGTCTGCATCATTGGCGCATTCGGAATGCAAAACAAAGCGATTGGA TTTGCAGGATAACAATCTGACATTTGCTTGCATTGAAGACCTGAGGATGGCATTTAGTCAGAGCGAATCATTGTCAATGCTATACCTGGATGGAAATAAATTCACAGATGATTGCATTCCAAAAATGAGAAACTTCATCATCAACTGCAAGAATTTGGAGCTGATTCA